A single Defluviitalea saccharophila DNA region contains:
- the lspA gene encoding signal peptidase II yields the protein MLIQYFLAVSLLVALDQVTKYVAFNYLQSIKSIPIIKDVFHLTFVKNRGAAFGILQNQRWFFIIMTIAVLLGIIYYYKHLPKYKPYGFIRIALILISAGAIGNLIDRIRLGFVIDFFDFCLINFPVFNVADICVVIGTILLAWLILFTNEEDLEKKEVE from the coding sequence ATGCTTATTCAATATTTTTTAGCAGTGTCCTTATTAGTTGCTTTAGACCAGGTAACAAAATATGTCGCATTTAACTATCTACAGAGCATAAAAAGTATTCCAATTATAAAAGATGTCTTTCATTTAACCTTTGTTAAAAACAGAGGGGCAGCCTTTGGAATACTGCAGAATCAACGATGGTTTTTTATCATTATGACTATAGCCGTTTTATTAGGTATTATTTATTATTATAAACATCTTCCCAAATACAAACCCTACGGTTTTATACGTATTGCATTGATATTAATAAGTGCAGGGGCTATAGGCAATTTAATTGACCGCATTCGACTTGGCTTTGTAATCGATTTTTTTGATTTTTGTTTAATTAACTTTCCTGTATTTAATGTAGCCGACATTTGTGTAGTCATTGGAACGATATTACTTGCATGGCTTATACTTTTTACAAATGAAGAAGATCTCGAAAAGAAGGAAGTTGAATGA
- a CDS encoding TraR/DksA C4-type zinc finger protein produces MTKEQLQEIKNNLLQEKKEAEAELKRMEEYGPKGSLLEWTDELSSYDNHPADLGSETFEMEKQLALNVHQQKYLEDINDALKKIENGTYGICETCSKEIGYERLKAIPYAKECISCAKEHQIIADHFDKDRPVEEEVIGPVFNRNFMREEDGDINHGAEIYRQLEAYGSADNMQDMGWGIKDYDEINNLYDTPLDTVDEVDLLSNQDRKNALE; encoded by the coding sequence ATGACAAAGGAACAACTTCAAGAAATTAAAAATAATTTGCTCCAAGAAAAAAAAGAAGCCGAAGCAGAGTTAAAAAGAATGGAGGAGTATGGGCCTAAGGGCTCGCTTCTAGAATGGACCGATGAATTATCCTCCTACGATAATCATCCGGCAGATCTCGGCAGTGAAACTTTTGAAATGGAAAAACAACTGGCATTAAATGTCCATCAGCAAAAATATCTTGAAGATATTAATGATGCTCTTAAAAAAATTGAAAATGGTACTTATGGAATTTGTGAAACTTGTTCTAAGGAAATAGGATACGAAAGATTAAAAGCGATTCCATATGCAAAAGAATGTATATCCTGTGCCAAAGAACATCAAATCATTGCGGACCATTTTGATAAAGACCGTCCTGTAGAAGAAGAGGTCATTGGCCCTGTCTTCAATCGTAATTTTATGCGTGAAGAAGATGGAGACATCAATCACGGCGCAGAAATTTACAGACAGTTAGAAGCTTACGGCTCAGCAGATAATATGCAGGATATGGGGTGGGGAATTAAAGATTACGACGAAATCAATAATTTATATGATACTCCCCTAGATACTGTAGATGAAGTTGATTTATTATCCAATCAAGACAGAAAGAACGCACTGGAGTGA